A genome region from Halobacterium hubeiense includes the following:
- a CDS encoding DUF7563 family protein yields the protein MAECQNCGGHVTEVYVRVFTPDSVDEPQVCLNCEDMTRGREGVREKRT from the coding sequence ATGGCGGAATGCCAGAACTGCGGCGGCCATGTCACGGAGGTCTACGTTCGTGTATTCACGCCGGATTCGGTCGACGAACCGCAGGTGTGTCTGAACTGTGAGGATATGACTCGTGGGCGTGAAGGCGTCCGTGAGAAACGAACGTAG
- a CDS encoding DUF7342 family protein, giving the protein MTDDTRRDGPPSFDRPFEGQDTKQRVYGAVLHAREPMTAAEIAERADCSEESARTHLSFYADLGIVIHHDGRPARYERNNDYFEWRRMNELANEHTVDELQARVSDLTDQIEAYREEYDADSPADVDVLDYDAENVDDVYADLGDWATVIEERQLHERARQKATSSTAPSHG; this is encoded by the coding sequence ATGACCGACGACACTCGTCGTGACGGCCCACCGTCATTCGACCGGCCATTCGAAGGCCAGGACACGAAACAGCGCGTGTACGGCGCGGTCCTCCATGCGCGGGAGCCGATGACAGCCGCCGAGATTGCCGAGCGTGCAGACTGCTCCGAAGAGTCTGCACGGACGCACCTGTCTTTCTACGCTGATCTCGGCATCGTCATCCACCACGACGGCCGTCCAGCGCGATACGAGCGCAACAACGACTACTTCGAGTGGCGGCGAATGAACGAACTGGCGAACGAACACACCGTCGACGAACTACAGGCTCGGGTTTCGGACCTCACCGACCAAATTGAGGCATACCGCGAGGAGTACGACGCTGACTCGCCCGCTGACGTTGATGTCCTCGACTACGACGCCGAGAACGTTGACGACGTGTATGCGGACCTCGGTGACTGGGCAACCGTGATTGAGGAACGACAATTGCACGAGCGCGCGCGCCAGAAGGCGACTAGCTCGACAGCGCCGTCGCACGGCTGA
- a CDS encoding helix-turn-helix domain-containing protein encodes MPYAKLTITIPDAVWISEVSRAHPNTRFRVLAATANEDSGVARVELRGNDPAAVCAEIRAYETVTDVTVLESTDGMTEMQVETTVPLLLNSLQDSGVPLEMPFEIIDGEMTLEATIPSETLSNLGHTLDDVGIEYDVDRIQQSVESESLLTDRQEWLVDEAIDRGYYDTPRRTTLVALADALDISKSTCSEILHRAEERVMKDYRSDDHPSSPKAAVTSN; translated from the coding sequence ATGCCATACGCAAAACTCACCATCACGATTCCCGACGCGGTCTGGATCAGCGAGGTATCGCGAGCGCATCCGAACACGCGATTCCGCGTGCTAGCGGCCACCGCAAACGAGGACAGCGGCGTCGCAAGAGTCGAACTCCGCGGAAACGACCCTGCAGCGGTCTGTGCGGAGATTCGAGCGTACGAGACGGTCACCGACGTCACCGTTCTCGAATCCACCGACGGAATGACCGAGATGCAAGTCGAGACGACGGTTCCGCTACTGCTGAACTCGCTCCAGGACTCCGGCGTTCCGCTCGAAATGCCGTTCGAGATAATCGACGGCGAGATGACGCTGGAAGCCACCATCCCCTCGGAGACGCTGTCGAACCTCGGTCACACCTTAGACGATGTCGGCATTGAGTACGATGTCGACCGGATTCAGCAGAGCGTCGAGTCGGAATCCCTACTGACCGACCGACAGGAGTGGCTAGTCGACGAGGCCATCGACCGCGGGTACTACGACACCCCTCGACGGACCACGCTCGTCGCCTTGGCCGACGCGCTCGACATCTCGAAGTCCACCTGTAGTGAAATCCTCCACCGGGCGGAGGAACGCGTGATGAAAGACTACCGGAGCGACGACCACCCTTCTAGTCCGAAGGCGGCCGTTACGTCCAACTAA
- a CDS encoding twin-arginine translocation signal domain-containing protein gives MVLVINEVMDRKNSNSTSQNRRRFLKASGAALATAVAVPGATAAESGSSASFDPSNRDAVIEYLEWVDAQDNPPKHLRELNEARTDAVVGVMTDVTWSIEEGTTNAMPSTSEIKATPDAYIPEDYEATATGSVGGTTTEYTFTHRIDWSYNNSDYQGVNSTLDPNASGLLAAYVSGSKEVDEKVRDPASFIQRAKAQFRLRGAGKTVTSEVDVSGDALGNGETLLSNAPL, from the coding sequence ATGGTCTTAGTAATCAATGAAGTCATGGACCGCAAAAATAGCAACTCAACATCGCAGAACCGCCGAAGGTTCCTCAAAGCCTCTGGTGCAGCACTAGCAACCGCCGTCGCAGTCCCAGGTGCAACGGCCGCGGAAAGCGGCAGTTCAGCATCGTTCGACCCCTCGAATCGAGATGCAGTCATTGAGTATCTCGAATGGGTTGACGCGCAGGACAACCCGCCCAAGCACCTACGGGAACTGAACGAGGCACGAACGGACGCAGTCGTAGGCGTCATGACGGATGTCACCTGGAGTATCGAGGAGGGAACGACCAACGCCATGCCATCGACCTCTGAGATCAAGGCGACTCCGGACGCCTACATACCCGAAGACTACGAGGCTACCGCTACTGGGAGCGTCGGTGGGACGACAACGGAGTACACCTTCACCCACCGAATCGACTGGTCCTACAACAACAGCGACTACCAAGGCGTGAACTCCACTCTCGACCCTAATGCCAGCGGTCTGCTCGCGGCGTACGTGAGTGGAAGCAAGGAAGTGGACGAGAAAGTACGCGACCCAGCTTCGTTCATCCAGCGCGCAAAGGCCCAGTTCAGACTCCGGGGCGCCGGTAAGACCGTCACATCTGAGGTAGATGTCAGTGGAGACGCGTTGGGCAACGGCGAGACTCTCCTCTCTAACGCACCGCTATAG
- a CDS encoding trimeric intracellular cation channel family protein has translation MSQDVITALFGDPFAVMNTIGLVAFALVGSSKAIREEFDVFGIAIVGLAMAFVGGATRDLLVTRVPLVLQSPIEITLGLLGVGLAITLSVGLESPDTHPVVLVADAIGLAAFATTGAIVATDVGVSAFGVVAIATINAVGGGAFADILLDRAPFILFEDFYASCAVLGGAAYWLTGTIGANGSTAAVACAVVTVGTRLVAVTYDWHLPTVQRLGRPRE, from the coding sequence GTGAGTCAGGACGTTATTACCGCTCTCTTCGGCGACCCATTCGCGGTGATGAATACAATCGGGCTGGTTGCGTTCGCCCTCGTCGGGTCATCGAAGGCGATTCGCGAGGAGTTCGACGTGTTCGGAATCGCCATCGTCGGGTTAGCGATGGCGTTTGTCGGTGGCGCGACTCGAGACTTGCTCGTCACGCGAGTGCCATTAGTTCTCCAGTCCCCGATCGAGATCACGCTGGGCCTACTCGGCGTCGGGTTAGCGATCACGCTGAGCGTCGGCTTGGAGTCCCCGGATACTCACCCAGTCGTGCTCGTCGCGGACGCGATCGGCCTCGCCGCCTTCGCTACGACGGGCGCTATCGTCGCCACCGACGTGGGCGTCTCAGCGTTCGGCGTCGTTGCGATTGCGACAATCAACGCCGTCGGCGGCGGTGCGTTCGCGGACATCCTGCTCGACCGAGCCCCGTTCATCCTCTTCGAGGACTTCTACGCGAGTTGTGCCGTCCTCGGTGGCGCGGCATACTGGCTGACCGGCACGATCGGCGCAAATGGCAGCACGGCTGCTGTCGCGTGTGCAGTGGTGACTGTCGGAACACGATTGGTCGCGGTCACGTACGATTGGCATCTCCCGACCGTCCAGCGGTTAGGCCGTCCCCGAGAGTAA
- a CDS encoding ABC transporter permease subunit, which yields MPQNVTAVAEYHFNRIVRSRVLWLLSLPILLDGIVNVTTTQTAMQYLGNLRYIASFQRGIAICIPFACIFFGARAIAGARGAGQLQTTVLQPVSRLDVLVGKALGQTAALLLAISAVVFVGYLYGTVSGFRPPIPRTLGFEILSGVYAGALTIGMIGLSALFQRAIVPASVAFVGGATSFLFYESIVAAPLKLLYGSASGGSPAGTDGTVLASTQPDAPLGLLALVSRLPPTNAYYAFSNWALGLPNADALSLLIVFNLRPDSVSLGVTPLGPLFGDSGVPLYLHPMASVVTLVSISLVVFAVGYAVFKRSDLQQL from the coding sequence ATGCCACAGAACGTAACAGCGGTTGCGGAGTATCATTTCAATAGAATTGTGCGAAGCCGGGTGCTCTGGCTCCTTAGTCTACCAATTCTACTGGATGGGATAGTAAACGTCACAACAACGCAGACAGCTATGCAGTACCTCGGCAATCTCCGATACATCGCCTCGTTCCAGCGGGGAATTGCTATCTGCATCCCCTTCGCGTGTATCTTCTTTGGGGCTCGCGCCATTGCTGGCGCTCGAGGGGCCGGCCAGCTCCAGACGACAGTGCTACAGCCGGTATCGCGTCTCGACGTGCTGGTGGGCAAAGCGCTTGGTCAAACCGCGGCTCTACTACTCGCGATCTCCGCTGTCGTGTTCGTCGGATATCTCTACGGGACAGTTTCAGGTTTCCGCCCGCCGATTCCGCGGACGCTGGGCTTTGAAATTCTTAGTGGGGTGTACGCTGGAGCACTCACGATTGGGATGATTGGCCTCTCTGCGCTCTTTCAGCGAGCTATTGTCCCCGCGAGCGTCGCGTTTGTCGGGGGGGCTACCTCGTTCCTCTTCTACGAATCTATCGTCGCAGCCCCGTTGAAGCTACTCTACGGGTCCGCCAGTGGTGGCTCTCCCGCTGGAACGGACGGCACTGTCCTGGCTAGTACACAACCTGATGCCCCACTTGGTCTCTTAGCCCTCGTTAGTCGGCTCCCACCTACCAACGCGTACTACGCATTCTCGAACTGGGCATTAGGCCTCCCCAACGCTGACGCGCTCTCCCTACTCATCGTGTTTAACCTACGCCCGGATAGCGTATCCCTTGGCGTAACACCCCTCGGTCCGTTGTTCGGTGACTCAGGGGTCCCACTGTATCTACACCCGATGGCCAGCGTGGTAACGCTGGTCAGCATCTCGCTGGTCGTGTTCGCAGTAGGGTATGCTGTGTTCAAGAGATCCGACCTCCAGCAACTATGA
- a CDS encoding bacterio-opsin activator domain-containing protein, whose protein sequence is MNPESRSILGTSTIVAVGDTAWLASYVDALREQFDAAVHYVSTAAATRETLQRTAVDCVVTDYRLPEATAIELVRSIRETTATLPIILGTADGSESIASTAIEAGVTDYIAVTGPLDDTVTDALRRTEQALRDAQRAETQRERARQFDAAFHDPRSATWVLDPEGALERVDQTARDMIDVDADVVVGDPFWTLPWWPDEGQTSADIRRLVETANRGEFGHAVVTQRGVSGERVLELSVQPVTDERGDLVSIIVDGVDITERVDLERELRQSEELHRVTLNNMTDTVLMTDEDGEYTYVCPNVHFIFGYTAEEIRELGTIEALLGEDLFDREDLAEDGVLKNIETTATDKAGREHTLLVNVREVSIQDGTLLYSCRDITKRKQRERALATLQETARDFLYAETHHEISQHVVDDAPDVLNLDASAVYLFDADDNHLQPTAYSQAMRNAHGPLADVHADGRDLTSNSFVENEARFFDDVHDADLLANPVTDLRSIAYIPLGNHGVFVAGSTDVGAFDDVTRELADLLAATAEAALDRVDRESQLREQDRELQRQNDQLTTLNQINGTIREIDQALVQSETREEIDHTVCERLTADGRFQFAWIGTLDSTNDVVTPQAWAGADQGYLDTQSFPVAAEAVEPAGRTAATGEVTLVSNVAADLRAASWRKDAISRDLLSVLSIPLVYNDLSYGVLTVYAETPDAFDETIQTVLAELGETIASAISASERKRALLTTSMTRVEYTVTDPSFVLAQLARAANCTITYEGGVQQTASGNYVFVTVQDAPLDMVVDVATGLHVIEDVQRIRGGETGGVLRLRLAEPFLATELADHGAVLQTATASQAGTEFVIDVPGNAEARNVTQFVTQRFEDVELTSKQTREQASEHGFYASVLDSLTDRQLEVLETAYYSGFFESPRSVTGEAVAESLDISPQAFYQHIRTVQRKLFAALIDGHVPVVSQRAD, encoded by the coding sequence ATGAATCCAGAATCCCGGAGTATTCTCGGCACGTCGACGATCGTCGCTGTGGGCGACACAGCGTGGCTAGCTTCGTACGTTGACGCCCTCCGCGAACAGTTCGACGCGGCTGTTCATTACGTCTCGACGGCAGCCGCCACCCGAGAAACGCTGCAACGGACGGCAGTCGACTGCGTCGTAACTGACTACCGCCTCCCCGAGGCGACGGCGATCGAACTCGTTCGCAGCATTCGAGAAACGACCGCTACGCTTCCCATCATCTTAGGGACGGCCGACGGGAGCGAGTCGATCGCCAGCACGGCGATCGAAGCCGGTGTTACCGACTACATTGCGGTCACTGGCCCGCTGGACGATACTGTCACCGACGCCCTGCGGCGAACCGAGCAGGCACTGCGGGACGCCCAACGGGCGGAGACACAGCGCGAGCGGGCGCGACAGTTCGACGCCGCATTCCACGACCCTCGGTCAGCGACGTGGGTACTTGACCCCGAGGGGGCGCTCGAGCGCGTCGACCAGACGGCACGCGACATGATCGACGTAGACGCCGACGTCGTCGTTGGCGACCCATTTTGGACACTGCCTTGGTGGCCTGACGAGGGTCAGACGAGCGCTGACATCCGTCGGCTCGTCGAGACAGCCAACCGCGGCGAGTTCGGGCACGCTGTGGTCACTCAGCGCGGTGTCTCTGGAGAGCGAGTACTGGAGCTCTCCGTCCAACCAGTCACCGACGAACGCGGCGACCTCGTCTCGATCATTGTCGACGGTGTCGACATCACCGAGCGTGTTGACCTCGAGCGGGAACTCCGCCAGTCAGAGGAACTCCACCGCGTCACGCTCAACAACATGACTGACACCGTCCTCATGACCGACGAGGACGGCGAGTACACGTACGTCTGCCCCAACGTCCACTTCATCTTCGGGTACACGGCCGAAGAGATCCGGGAGCTGGGTACGATCGAGGCCTTGCTCGGCGAGGACTTGTTCGACCGCGAGGACCTCGCCGAGGACGGCGTCCTGAAGAACATTGAGACGACGGCCACGGACAAGGCCGGCCGCGAACACACGTTGCTGGTGAACGTTCGCGAGGTCTCGATTCAGGACGGCACGCTGCTGTATAGCTGCCGTGACATCACGAAGCGCAAGCAGCGCGAGCGAGCCCTCGCAACCCTCCAGGAGACCGCGCGGGACTTCTTGTACGCCGAAACGCACCACGAAATTTCCCAACACGTCGTCGACGATGCCCCCGACGTTCTCAACCTCGACGCGAGCGCCGTCTACCTCTTCGATGCCGATGACAACCACCTCCAGCCGACCGCGTACTCACAGGCGATGCGGAACGCCCACGGCCCCCTTGCGGACGTCCACGCGGACGGCCGCGATCTCACCAGTAACAGCTTCGTCGAGAATGAGGCCCGGTTCTTCGACGACGTCCACGACGCCGACCTCCTCGCCAATCCCGTGACTGACCTCCGGAGCATCGCGTACATTCCACTCGGAAACCACGGCGTGTTCGTCGCCGGATCAACCGACGTCGGCGCCTTCGACGACGTGACGCGGGAACTTGCGGACTTGCTCGCGGCGACGGCGGAAGCAGCGTTGGACCGCGTCGACCGGGAATCCCAGCTTCGCGAGCAGGACCGGGAACTTCAGCGACAGAACGACCAACTTACCACGCTCAACCAGATCAACGGGACGATCCGCGAGATTGACCAGGCGCTCGTGCAGTCGGAGACCCGCGAGGAAATCGACCACACGGTCTGTGAACGACTTACTGCGGATGGACGCTTTCAGTTTGCCTGGATCGGCACCCTCGATAGCACGAATGACGTCGTGACCCCCCAAGCGTGGGCCGGGGCTGATCAGGGCTATCTTGATACGCAGTCGTTCCCGGTCGCCGCTGAGGCCGTTGAGCCGGCCGGTCGGACTGCGGCGACTGGTGAGGTGACGCTAGTCTCGAACGTTGCGGCTGATCTCCGGGCGGCTTCATGGCGCAAGGACGCGATTTCACGCGACCTTTTGTCCGTGCTGAGTATTCCGCTGGTGTACAACGACCTCTCGTATGGCGTTCTGACGGTGTACGCGGAGACACCGGACGCCTTCGATGAAACAATCCAGACTGTGCTCGCGGAGCTCGGTGAGACGATCGCCTCCGCAATTAGTGCAAGTGAGCGCAAGCGCGCGCTGCTCACCACATCGATGACTCGCGTCGAGTACACGGTTACTGATCCGTCGTTCGTGCTCGCGCAACTGGCGCGGGCTGCCAACTGTACGATCACGTACGAAGGCGGCGTCCAGCAGACTGCTAGTGGAAACTACGTGTTCGTCACGGTCCAAGACGCACCGCTTGACATGGTCGTCGACGTGGCAACTGGCCTCCACGTGATTGAGGACGTCCAGCGGATTCGTGGTGGTGAGACTGGGGGCGTGTTGCGGCTCCGGTTGGCGGAGCCGTTCCTGGCGACGGAACTGGCCGACCACGGTGCTGTCCTGCAGACCGCGACGGCATCACAGGCCGGAACGGAGTTCGTCATCGACGTCCCTGGGAACGCTGAGGCCAGAAACGTCACGCAGTTCGTCACCCAGCGCTTCGAGGACGTTGAGCTGACGTCGAAGCAGACGCGCGAGCAGGCGTCCGAACACGGCTTTTACGCGTCAGTGCTGGACAGCCTGACTGACAGGCAACTGGAGGTCCTGGAGACGGCGTACTACAGCGGGTTCTTCGAGTCGCCGCGGTCGGTGACTGGTGAAGCCGTCGCGGAGTCGCTGGACATCTCGCCGCAGGCGTTCTATCAGCACATCCGGACCGTTCAGCGGAAACTCTTCGCGGCGTTGATCGACGGGCACGTACCGGTGGTCTCTCAACGTGCGGACTAA
- a CDS encoding rubrerythrin-like domain-containing protein, with amino-acid sequence MRDVNQNSAEESPYECFDCGNVVFAEDNPGQCPDCAGNMRNRRTPLE; translated from the coding sequence ATGAGGGACGTCAACCAGAATTCAGCCGAGGAATCGCCGTACGAGTGCTTCGATTGCGGGAACGTCGTATTCGCGGAGGACAACCCGGGGCAGTGCCCCGACTGCGCTGGCAACATGCGGAACCGACGGACACCTCTCGAATAA
- a CDS encoding ABC transporter ATP-binding protein, protein MTDVITTTNLEKQYSNTLAVDNLNLAVEEGSVFGFLGPNGSGKSTTIGMLMGLIQPTRGEATVAGINPESDPVSVRSQTGVLPEGFTPYPTLTGRDHLKHVAELRGATVDADDALARVGLTEAKDRQASGYSKGMTQRLGLATALIGNPAVLILDEPFAGLDPDGSQIVREVVEQERERGTTILFSSHILGEVQVLCDHIGILSEGQLLTRGEPGDLQREAGLRSKIHVSIDGGQQKVAEAASNISFAEVVSTSDGEATLTYDSDNSHLDVVRALEANGGEVTDAVVDEPTVEDIYRAFT, encoded by the coding sequence ATGACAGACGTTATTACAACCACGAACCTCGAAAAGCAATACAGCAATACGCTGGCGGTAGACAACCTGAACCTCGCCGTTGAGGAAGGAAGTGTGTTTGGGTTTTTAGGGCCGAACGGCAGCGGAAAGTCGACAACGATTGGGATGCTGATGGGCCTCATCCAGCCGACCAGAGGAGAGGCAACAGTCGCAGGGATCAACCCCGAATCAGACCCCGTTTCCGTTCGGTCCCAAACTGGAGTCCTTCCGGAGGGGTTCACACCGTACCCCACACTAACTGGACGAGACCACCTGAAACACGTTGCCGAACTCCGTGGCGCAACTGTCGATGCTGATGATGCGCTCGCCCGAGTGGGCCTTACGGAAGCAAAGGACCGTCAAGCAAGCGGATATTCAAAGGGAATGACCCAGCGGTTGGGGCTGGCGACTGCGCTTATTGGGAACCCAGCAGTGTTGATACTTGACGAACCGTTCGCCGGCCTCGACCCGGATGGCTCACAGATCGTGCGTGAAGTCGTCGAACAGGAACGAGAGCGGGGGACAACGATCCTCTTCTCCAGCCACATTCTCGGCGAGGTTCAGGTTCTTTGCGACCACATCGGAATCCTCTCTGAGGGGCAGCTCCTCACTCGAGGAGAACCTGGGGACCTGCAACGAGAGGCAGGTCTCCGTAGTAAGATACACGTCAGTATCGACGGGGGACAGCAGAAGGTGGCGGAGGCCGCTTCAAACATCTCCTTCGCGGAGGTGGTCTCTACTTCGGACGGTGAAGCCACGCTCACGTACGACAGCGACAACTCTCATTTGGATGTCGTTCGGGCACTGGAAGCAAATGGTGGTGAAGTCACCGACGCTGTGGTTGATGAGCCTACCGTCGAGGACATCTATCGAGCCTTTACGTAA
- the gdhB gene encoding glutamate dehydrogenase GdhB — translation MPSTSTHHDETADDPSEPESALQTARRQLQHAADHLDIDPSVVERLKHPKKVHEVTVPIERENGDVEVYTGYRAQHDSVRGPFKGGLRYHPEVTREECVGLGMWMTWKCAVMDIPFGGAKGGIAVNPKDLTEDEKEQLTRRFTDEIRSVIGPTTDIPAPDMGTDPQTMAWLMDAYSMQEDETIPGVVTGKPPIVGGSKGRDAAPGRSVAIITREAIDYYDKDIKETSVAVQGFGSVGSNAAKLLDSWGANVVAVSDVNGGVYDANGLDTHAIPSHHEEPEAVMTHEAPETLTNDELLELDVDVVIPAAIGNVLTEANADDVMADIIIEGANGPTTSTASAIFAERDVPVIPDILANAGGVTVSYFEWLQDINRRAWSLERVNDELETEMLEAWQDVRNEFETRDVTWRDAAYIVALSRIAEAHETRGLWP, via the coding sequence ATGCCATCGACATCGACCCACCACGACGAGACAGCCGACGACCCGAGCGAACCGGAGTCGGCGCTACAGACGGCGCGTCGACAGCTCCAGCACGCCGCCGACCATCTCGACATCGACCCGAGCGTCGTCGAGCGACTCAAACACCCCAAGAAAGTCCACGAAGTCACAGTTCCAATCGAGCGCGAGAACGGCGACGTAGAGGTCTACACTGGGTATCGCGCACAGCACGACAGCGTCCGTGGCCCATTCAAGGGTGGCCTCCGCTATCATCCCGAGGTGACACGCGAGGAATGCGTCGGGCTCGGGATGTGGATGACGTGGAAGTGCGCCGTGATGGACATCCCCTTCGGGGGCGCGAAAGGCGGCATCGCCGTCAACCCCAAGGACCTTACCGAAGACGAGAAAGAACAGCTGACGCGTCGCTTCACCGACGAAATCCGGTCCGTCATCGGCCCGACGACGGACATCCCGGCACCCGACATGGGGACGGATCCGCAGACGATGGCGTGGCTGATGGACGCCTACTCGATGCAGGAAGACGAAACGATTCCCGGCGTCGTCACCGGGAAACCCCCGATCGTCGGCGGGAGCAAGGGCCGCGATGCAGCGCCCGGGCGGAGCGTCGCGATCATCACTCGCGAAGCGATCGACTACTACGACAAGGACATCAAAGAGACCTCGGTCGCGGTCCAGGGTTTCGGGAGCGTCGGCTCGAATGCAGCTAAATTACTCGACAGCTGGGGCGCGAATGTCGTCGCAGTGAGTGACGTCAACGGCGGCGTCTACGACGCCAACGGTCTCGACACGCACGCGATTCCCTCCCACCACGAGGAGCCGGAGGCCGTGATGACCCACGAGGCGCCGGAGACGCTGACTAACGATGAGCTACTCGAACTGGATGTTGACGTGGTCATTCCGGCGGCAATCGGCAACGTCCTGACGGAAGCGAACGCCGACGATGTGATGGCCGACATCATCATCGAGGGTGCCAACGGACCGACGACGAGTACCGCGAGCGCGATTTTCGCCGAGCGTGATGTCCCCGTCATCCCGGATATCTTGGCCAACGCCGGCGGCGTCACCGTGAGCTACTTCGAGTGGCTTCAGGACATTAATCGTCGCGCGTGGTCGCTCGAACGCGTCAACGACGAACTGGAAACGGAGATGCTGGAAGCGTGGCAGGACGTTCGAAACGAATTCGAGACACGGGACGTGACGTGGCGCGACGCAGCGTACATCGTCGCGCTCTCGCGAATCGCGGAAGCCCACGAGACGCGCGGGCTCTGGCCCTAA